The Besnoitia besnoiti strain Bb-Ger1 chromosome Unknown contig00208, whole genome shotgun sequence genome has a segment encoding these proteins:
- a CDS encoding cytochrome c oxidase subunit iii subfamily protein (encoded by transcript BESB_042040) — translation MTIMLSALSIVVSSVYLKNQHLYTSCTNIMTFTLVVAFLMLVCTEYLGLSLYINDNAFGNGLFILTGIHFSHVIVGAILVFFTQSIYSSLVTYMPTSSIMLSKSKGMLCKIFTEPFTILYLHFVETMWILIHITFYL, via the coding sequence atgaccatcatgttaagtgcattaagtatagtggtatccagcgtatatttgaaaaaccaacatttgtatacaagctgtacgaatatcatgacattcactttggtagtcgccttcttaatgttagtctgtacggaatacttaggactatctctttatattaatgataatgcatttggtaatggacttttcatcttaactggtatacattttagccatgttattgttggagctatccttgtattcttcactcaaagtatctatagttctttagttacttacatgcctacaagctctataatgctaagcaaatctaaaggtatgttatgcaagatctttacagaaccattcactattttatatctacactttgtagaaaccatgtggatattaatccacattacattctatctctaa